In Tistrella mobilis, the genomic window ACCAGATTTTCGGGCGGATCGTCGGTCGCCCGGATCGCGACATCGCTTTCGCCGCGGGCGAGGTTGAGCGCGCTGTTGCCGACCACCACCTCGACCCGCGCCCCCGGATGCAGGGCGGTGAAGCCGGCCAGCACCGGCGGCAGCAGCCAGGTGGCGAAGGTATCGCTGGTCGCGATCCGGATCTCGCCGGCCTCGTCCTGGTCCTGACCGGTGATCCGCCGGGTGACAGCGACGATGTCGACCTCCAGCCGCTGGGCCAGCGCCACCAGCTCTTCACCCGCCGGGGTTGCGACATAGCCGCTGCGCCGGCGTTCGAACAGCGGCCGGTCGAGCACGGCCTCGATTTCGCCCAGGCGGCGGAAGGCGGTGGAGGTGTTGATGCCGATCCGGCTGGCCGCCGCCGCCAGGTTGCCGGCTTCCCCGATCACCTTCACGATGCGCAGATCGTCCCAGGACAGTTTTTTCAGCGGGTCGTTCAAGAGCGGGTCTCGCATCGCAGACGGGTCACCCGCATCATAGCGCGCCCTGCGGCTGCCTGTGAATTTGCACCGCAACGAATTTCAATTGGGTTTTCCCGCGGAATTTCATACATCTACACCGCACCTGCGGCGACGACCCCAGTGGAGACGAGATGAGCCAGCGCACCGCCACGATCACGCGCAACACCCGTGAGACG contains:
- a CDS encoding LysR family transcriptional regulator, coding for MRDPLLNDPLKKLSWDDLRIVKVIGEAGNLAAAASRIGINTSTAFRRLGEIEAVLDRPLFERRRSGYVATPAGEELVALAQRLEVDIVAVTRRITGQDQDEAGEIRIATSDTFATWLLPPVLAGFTALHPGARVEVVVGNSALNLARGESDVAIRATDDPPENLVGRRVARIAWAPYRQRRAHDEAGGCVPEDLAWTAYCDELVGLKANRHLQAQVPAERIVFRTNTVQGMAATLVAGLGAGWLPCLVGDALPDLARLAPAEDSLSDGLWLLTHPDLRKSGRVHVFLEYCAAALTKRRPFIEGRGIEGHGGS